From Drosophila yakuba strain Tai18E2 chromosome 2L, Prin_Dyak_Tai18E2_2.1, whole genome shotgun sequence, one genomic window encodes:
- the LOC6526332 gene encoding uncharacterized protein LOC6526332 translates to MEDRKSGEMARKRNRNRSKQRRRRHKSEGKPKPQTSRDQWTSVSQIYQSLFEWHHNHVRSLCPEVNPNLDQDLEDIPKEAGTTHCLDYVYESSSEEEELEPIDEGYLKFLEVTIKHQQELRDRRATQTTDSLD, encoded by the exons ATGGAGGATAGGAAATCCGGGGAAATGGCAAGGAAaagaaacaggaacaggagcaaGCAGCGCAGACGAAGGCATAAAAGTGAGGGAAAACCAAAGCCACAGACATCTCGAGATCAGTGGACCAGTGTGTCTCAAA TATACCAAAGCCTTTTTGAATGGCACCACAATCATGTCAGGAGCCTCTGCCCTGAAGTTAATCCAAATCTGGATCAGGACTTGGAGGATATTCCCAAGGAAGCAGGAACAACGCACTGCCTTGATTACGTCTACGAAAGTTCCTCCGAGGAAGAGGAGCTCGAACCCATTGACGAAGGGTATCTGAAATTCCTGGAGGTGACCATTAAGCATCAGCAGGAACTCAGGGATCGACGAGCTACCCAAACCACCGACTCTTTAGA